A stretch of the Saccharolobus caldissimus genome encodes the following:
- a CDS encoding transcriptional regulator, with the protein MNDDLKKLMELLKDQALSNSVRLGILLSLYVLGKTTFAELQKTFEIPKSSLYVHLQILKDNGLIDIKKVITLSGPRTVIEITDKGMEVVKKYLDVIKKF; encoded by the coding sequence GTGAATGATGATCTTAAGAAACTTATGGAGCTATTAAAAGATCAAGCACTTTCAAACTCTGTAAGACTGGGCATCTTACTTTCTCTTTATGTTTTAGGCAAAACTACTTTTGCTGAACTTCAGAAGACTTTTGAAATACCTAAGAGTTCCCTTTATGTGCATTTGCAAATCCTTAAGGACAACGGATTAATAGACATTAAGAAGGTTATAACACTATCTGGACCTAGAACGGTAATTGAGATAACCGATAAGGGTATGGAAGTTGTAAAAAAGTATCTAGACGTAATTAAAAAATTTTAA
- a CDS encoding ATP-binding cassette domain-containing protein: MIDLQNVSIYYGKGRIIKDVNMSINSKVLLLGPNGSGKSTLLRAIAGIIPYKGHILVDGKEVFSLKNENILSTNLPEAYVLGLTINDVIYVYEEIKGIDKELVIGMLDKMGLRSILKKKVYQLSTGQSVIFRDVLALASGAKIILLDEPFENVDLGKRKLLAEWIKEYGKEGIIVTHEIDMVNYFKDLSTYLIFEGKIYGPIVAKDFLESSIVEGSVTGNSLLTFEVAGKKFSLIRGNVGRRVENLTSLDRLYTLGE, translated from the coding sequence ATGATAGACTTACAAAATGTTTCGATTTATTACGGGAAGGGTAGGATAATTAAGGACGTTAACATGTCTATAAATTCAAAGGTCTTATTATTAGGACCTAATGGCTCTGGTAAATCTACATTGTTAAGGGCAATAGCTGGGATTATACCTTATAAAGGGCATATTTTAGTAGATGGAAAGGAAGTGTTCTCTTTAAAGAATGAGAATATACTTTCTACAAACCTGCCAGAAGCTTACGTTTTAGGCCTAACGATAAATGACGTAATTTACGTTTATGAGGAAATTAAGGGAATAGATAAAGAACTAGTAATTGGAATGTTAGATAAAATGGGATTACGTAGTATTCTGAAAAAGAAAGTTTATCAACTTTCTACCGGCCAGAGCGTCATTTTTAGGGATGTATTAGCTTTAGCTTCTGGAGCTAAAATAATTCTCTTAGACGAACCTTTTGAAAATGTTGACTTGGGAAAAAGGAAGTTACTAGCAGAGTGGATAAAGGAATATGGAAAGGAGGGAATTATAGTAACTCATGAAATAGATATGGTTAATTACTTTAAGGATCTTAGTACTTATTTAATATTTGAGGGCAAAATTTACGGACCAATAGTTGCTAAGGACTTTCTGGAATCCTCTATTGTTGAGGGAAGTGTTACAGGTAATTCGTTATTAACGTTTGAGGTAGCAGGAAAAAAATTCTCGCTGATAAGAGGTAATGTAGGAAGGAGAGTAGAGAATCTTACCTCGTTAGATAGACTTTACACATTAGGTGAATAA
- a CDS encoding AAA family ATPase, with protein sequence MRLYIKRREEEKIRRIKNWTLIYGRRKTGKSTLVKKNLKMDYYVLIADSNNAITLDDTVIKIDEAIKEVKGVLHRGGVAVIDEFQRLPETYWAMISNWDREGILVIIGSSYGIVNKVFDKNSPLLGLFTPLEIDIISYEDVLTQIKDPVLSTLYRDPWIIPFINSYEEFVSRIKEFSLISKGLIGEVFKEEERQLTDTYYKILLLLGEGIWKTSEIAGIIQPKGGEGTISSMVNKLAKMGLVQKIPTMSRENYYRIRSPTLSLTLYAESKYAVSETDLEVKDLPIGKEVQFSVGEMLSKYFGGVQYYSPKEDIDVIIVKKKKPIWAFEIKMGEFSSSEAKEAVKRMSKIAEKVGLVSLKEKPPDYGDLSIGPKELLEIANQLVKL encoded by the coding sequence GTGAGACTATATATTAAGAGACGAGAAGAGGAGAAGATAAGAAGAATAAAAAACTGGACTTTGATTTACGGTAGGAGGAAAACGGGGAAAAGTACATTAGTAAAGAAGAATCTTAAGATGGATTATTACGTTTTAATAGCTGATTCAAATAACGCAATTACCTTGGATGACACGGTAATAAAAATTGATGAAGCAATAAAAGAGGTTAAAGGGGTTCTACATAGAGGGGGTGTGGCGGTAATAGATGAGTTCCAAAGATTGCCAGAGACTTATTGGGCTATGATAAGCAATTGGGATAGGGAAGGTATTCTAGTAATAATAGGCTCTAGTTACGGAATAGTTAATAAAGTATTTGATAAGAATAGCCCATTACTCGGTTTGTTCACTCCTCTTGAAATAGATATAATATCTTATGAAGATGTGTTAACTCAAATTAAAGATCCCGTACTTTCCACCTTATACAGAGACCCTTGGATAATTCCTTTTATAAATAGTTATGAGGAGTTCGTTAGTAGGATAAAGGAATTTTCGTTAATCTCTAAGGGGTTAATAGGGGAGGTGTTCAAAGAGGAAGAAAGGCAACTTACAGACACGTATTATAAAATCCTTTTACTTCTAGGGGAAGGGATATGGAAGACATCTGAAATTGCCGGAATAATACAACCTAAGGGAGGGGAAGGGACGATATCGTCAATGGTCAACAAGTTAGCAAAGATGGGATTGGTACAAAAAATTCCCACGATGTCTAGGGAAAATTATTACAGAATTAGATCGCCCACTCTTTCGCTTACGCTTTATGCCGAATCAAAATACGCTGTAAGTGAAACGGATTTAGAAGTTAAAGATTTACCTATTGGTAAAGAGGTTCAGTTCAGTGTAGGAGAAATGCTTTCGAAATATTTCGGAGGAGTGCAGTATTATTCTCCCAAGGAAGATATAGACGTAATTATTGTAAAAAAGAAGAAACCAATTTGGGCTTTTGAGATCAAAATGGGTGAATTTTCGAGTTCTGAAGCGAAGGAGGCTGTAAAAAGAATGAGTAAAATAGCGGAAAAGGTAGGGTTGGTAAGTTTGAAGGAAAAACCACCAGATTACGGTGATTTAAGTATAGGCCCTAAGGAGTTACTAGAAATTGCAAATCAGCTAGTAAAATTGTAA
- the sixA gene encoding phosphohistidine phosphatase SixA: MITLLIVRHGEAEPQINGKDDKDRRLIKKGIKQMRRVANFLDSMDYNIDRVFTSPYIRAYQSAEVILDELGEDGKKIETFSELAPDREPSEFLEKLKEMDNSTILVVGHEPYLSNLIKIITGGLVELKKGGIAVVEYNPMDNKGSLKLLLTQKVLKLI, encoded by the coding sequence ATGATAACTTTACTAATAGTAAGGCATGGTGAAGCCGAGCCTCAGATTAACGGTAAGGATGATAAGGACAGAAGGCTCATAAAAAAGGGAATCAAACAAATGAGAAGGGTTGCGAATTTCCTAGACAGCATGGATTACAATATAGATAGGGTTTTCACTAGTCCTTACATAAGGGCATATCAATCTGCAGAGGTAATATTAGACGAGTTAGGAGAAGACGGTAAGAAAATAGAAACTTTTAGCGAATTAGCACCAGATAGAGAACCCTCAGAATTTCTGGAAAAATTGAAGGAAATGGATAATTCTACTATTTTAGTAGTAGGTCATGAGCCTTATCTCTCTAACCTCATTAAGATTATAACTGGAGGGTTAGTTGAGTTGAAAAAAGGAGGAATAGCTGTAGTAGAATATAATCCGATGGATAATAAAGGGTCCCTTAAACTTCTGTTGACTCAAAAGGTCTTAAAGCTGATATGA
- the cas6 gene encoding CRISPR-associated endoribonuclease Cas6: MIFTITFQVKSDHDVLLPPFTSKLSRSILAKISPTYAKIMESEEPFKPVRVTVIKDIDGNPVFAIGNKKAIMKGGEIYKFSFSFLYSDIFDEILRNGGEVKMELWNVNFSAQIEDVKVVEEIEYYDSRFYYIKFITPTLLQPPRPPFKKKRNRFVLFPYSPLLLLSIARHWNKYMDHKIVGISGSKALYYFREVSYRLKPITTYYDGKPVRGFQGWIIFEITAKRNTKIRDNIQKLLNYANFFGVGKSRAIGFGETLAKPISGNN; this comes from the coding sequence ATGATATTTACTATTACCTTTCAAGTAAAATCAGATCACGATGTTCTACTACCTCCTTTTACCTCAAAACTCTCCAGATCTATATTAGCTAAAATCTCTCCTACTTACGCTAAGATAATGGAAAGTGAGGAGCCATTTAAACCAGTAAGAGTTACAGTGATAAAGGATATTGATGGAAATCCAGTCTTTGCAATAGGGAATAAGAAGGCTATAATGAAAGGAGGTGAAATCTATAAATTTTCCTTCTCGTTTCTCTACAGCGATATTTTCGATGAGATTTTAAGAAATGGGGGTGAGGTAAAAATGGAACTCTGGAACGTTAATTTTTCAGCTCAAATAGAGGATGTTAAGGTTGTTGAAGAAATAGAATACTATGACTCAAGATTCTATTACATTAAGTTTATAACACCTACACTTCTTCAACCTCCGAGGCCACCGTTTAAGAAAAAAAGGAATAGGTTTGTACTATTTCCTTACTCTCCTTTACTGTTACTCTCAATAGCTAGACATTGGAATAAATATATGGATCATAAAATAGTGGGAATTTCTGGATCAAAGGCTTTGTATTATTTTAGGGAAGTAAGTTATAGGCTAAAACCGATTACCACATATTATGACGGCAAACCAGTGAGGGGTTTTCAAGGGTGGATAATATTCGAAATAACTGCTAAGAGAAATACTAAAATTAGGGATAATATACAAAAGTTATTAAACTACGCTAACTTTTTCGGTGTAGGTAAAAGTAGGGCTATAGGGTTTGGGGAAACCTTAGCTAAGCCAATAAGTGGAAATAATTAA
- a CDS encoding CHAD domain-containing protein, with translation MKISRPEEYANLNLKKSLKIRGISIEEIHDKRVYIRKYFDILSALNPVYEDIQCLALTKDVISDLGKVRDMDITGCYNKKGREEIALRAIRKADKLKNCFLPKVYGSRLVVFNNILRLYNELRNCEEFHQLRKNVRIIRNLAESLNFNNEIKELAKEMGDLRDEALRKTNCLGIINYSFNIDEYRRRAIEYTLKIILQQDEFHHY, from the coding sequence TTGAAAATATCTAGGCCAGAAGAATACGCTAATTTAAACTTGAAGAAATCTCTTAAAATAAGAGGAATTAGTATAGAAGAAATTCACGATAAAAGAGTATACATAAGGAAGTACTTTGATATTCTAAGTGCTTTAAATCCAGTTTACGAAGATATTCAATGCCTAGCTTTAACTAAAGACGTAATAAGTGATCTGGGAAAAGTTAGGGATATGGATATAACAGGATGCTATAATAAAAAAGGAAGAGAAGAGATTGCCTTAAGAGCTATTAGAAAAGCTGATAAATTAAAGAATTGTTTTCTCCCTAAAGTTTATGGCAGTAGATTAGTTGTTTTTAATAATATCCTCAGATTATATAATGAACTCAGAAATTGTGAAGAATTTCATCAACTCAGGAAAAACGTTAGAATAATAAGGAATTTAGCGGAATCATTAAACTTCAATAACGAAATAAAGGAGTTGGCTAAGGAAATGGGAGATCTAAGGGATGAAGCTTTAAGGAAGACTAATTGTCTAGGAATTATCAACTATTCCTTTAATATTGATGAGTATAGAAGAAGAGCGATAGAATATACGTTAAAGATAATCCTGCAACAAGATGAGTTCCATCATTATTGA
- a CDS encoding winged helix-turn-helix transcriptional regulator, with the protein MDDLDKRLILQLFLNPRAGVRELSTRLKAPRTTIHYRFKRLIKKEVIKGFSLYVSPSLLGFSHAFIIYKGNYTLSNSVINFKCIEGFTISQIFYKDYLSLTEINPIRVFPVKEVIPYSPSKFDLSLIKELSKNPINIRELAFKLKRSVKSIRRHIDFLERNGIIKVLPIIDLGKIDLLFYAVLSEEPVSVPNEIWRISDNVKIAIASNLEEIKRNTESIKERSLITIKSEYHVNNWIDLVQINWT; encoded by the coding sequence ATGGATGATTTAGATAAAAGGCTAATACTACAATTGTTTCTTAATCCCAGAGCGGGAGTTAGAGAGTTATCAACCAGATTAAAAGCTCCTCGAACAACAATTCATTACAGGTTTAAAAGGCTTATTAAGAAAGAGGTAATTAAGGGATTTTCTCTATATGTTAGCCCTAGCTTATTAGGTTTTTCACACGCTTTTATAATATACAAGGGTAATTATACCTTATCCAACTCTGTAATTAACTTCAAATGTATTGAGGGATTTACTATATCACAAATTTTCTATAAGGATTATCTATCTTTAACTGAAATAAATCCCATAAGAGTATTCCCAGTAAAAGAAGTAATTCCCTATTCCCCATCAAAGTTTGACTTAAGTCTTATTAAGGAGTTAAGTAAGAATCCTATTAATATTAGAGAATTAGCTTTTAAGCTTAAACGTTCAGTAAAAAGCATAAGGAGACATATAGACTTTCTAGAACGTAACGGTATAATTAAAGTTTTACCTATAATAGATTTGGGGAAGATAGACTTACTCTTTTATGCAGTATTAAGTGAGGAACCAGTAAGTGTTCCAAATGAAATATGGAGGATTTCAGATAATGTAAAGATAGCTATTGCTTCAAATCTAGAGGAGATTAAGAGGAACACTGAAAGTATTAAGGAAAGGAGTTTAATTACAATAAAATCAGAATATCATGTGAATAACTGGATTGATTTAGTCCAAATTAATTGGACGTAA
- a CDS encoding PaREP1 family protein, with amino-acid sequence MEKDLYKIGEDYVEARVIECLSDLLLSLTLWKEGYTRNSSGKAFSAVKALMSALVVVNEDKLISLAKGNEEKEWIKKKAHIVPTHSMYAIAQMLRKIGVDIVNLVRMALDLHDYQYNGFEPDFSRYSRKEDVFTDLVTVVKETKKAIHMYFPKYEVKEISEKIDELIKELTEGSE; translated from the coding sequence ATGGAGAAGGATCTTTATAAGATTGGTGAGGATTATGTTGAGGCTAGGGTTATTGAGTGTTTATCTGATCTTCTTCTCTCATTGACCTTGTGGAAGGAGGGTTATACTAGGAATTCTTCTGGAAAAGCATTTAGTGCTGTAAAAGCACTCATGAGTGCATTAGTAGTCGTTAACGAGGATAAACTGATTAGCCTTGCTAAAGGCAATGAGGAAAAGGAATGGATTAAGAAGAAGGCACATATAGTCCCAACCCACAGCATGTATGCTATAGCACAGATGTTAAGGAAGATAGGAGTTGACATTGTAAACCTTGTGAGAATGGCATTAGACCTTCATGATTATCAGTATAACGGCTTTGAACCGGACTTCAGTAGATACAGTAGGAAAGAGGATGTGTTTACTGATCTAGTTACCGTAGTAAAGGAGACTAAGAAAGCAATACACATGTATTTCCCCAAATATGAGGTTAAGGAGATATCGGAAAAGATCGACGAGTTGATTAAGGAATTAACAGAGGGCAGCGAATGA
- a CDS encoding alpha/beta hydrolase-fold protein — translation MEELSFNSKELGREVNLIIDKKGNPKKLFILLEPYGFHPRKPFLALFSPNINDYVIVETDGSLGIPCNIRTNDEKFKGLMKGSWYYGKYENYVLEVTDYLKEIYSPEETIIGGASMGGWGALNIGVKYPERFDIVIASSAPAFFGKSFFNVKDNVKLLKELVGTDEDTAYQYFNDMLETMDSLYTGGSLLREYREKGIINERLYEKWKENFPINVIEKNKEKARKLRLVISVNWYDKTTFLSDVKLHEKLVELDVPHNYVVFLGSKEASHFNGMFEGLELALKLFYK, via the coding sequence ATGGAAGAACTGAGTTTTAACTCAAAGGAGTTAGGCAGGGAGGTTAATCTAATAATAGATAAAAAGGGTAATCCGAAAAAATTATTTATATTACTAGAACCCTATGGATTTCATCCTAGAAAACCATTCTTAGCACTCTTTAGTCCCAATATAAACGATTACGTAATAGTTGAAACTGACGGAAGTCTGGGAATACCATGCAACATAAGAACTAATGATGAAAAATTTAAGGGGCTAATGAAGGGATCTTGGTATTACGGAAAATATGAGAATTATGTATTAGAAGTCACAGATTACTTAAAGGAAATTTACTCTCCAGAAGAGACAATTATTGGAGGAGCTTCTATGGGAGGTTGGGGAGCTTTAAATATAGGAGTGAAATACCCTGAGAGGTTTGATATCGTAATAGCGTCTTCTGCTCCAGCCTTTTTTGGTAAATCGTTCTTTAATGTTAAAGATAACGTTAAGCTACTTAAGGAATTGGTGGGAACAGATGAGGACACTGCTTATCAGTACTTTAATGATATGTTAGAGACGATGGATTCGTTATATACTGGCGGTTCTTTATTAAGAGAATATAGGGAAAAGGGTATTATAAATGAGAGACTTTATGAGAAATGGAAGGAAAACTTTCCTATAAACGTAATTGAAAAAAATAAGGAGAAGGCAAGGAAATTAAGGTTAGTTATTAGCGTTAACTGGTACGATAAGACTACCTTTCTATCTGATGTGAAGTTACACGAGAAACTGGTTGAGTTAGATGTACCTCATAACTATGTAGTATTTCTAGGCAGTAAGGAAGCTTCTCATTTTAATGGGATGTTTGAGGGTTTAGAATTAGCTTTAAAATTATTTTATAAATAA
- a CDS encoding methyltransferase family protein, whose amino-acid sequence MNIFGTILNEFIFYGVLYGWFILEFINAYLIPFLRNRRRKIRNKEWKSFGVFLVTMYFSFFISYFFAFFSFYTRIGELPLIVFYLGIVIMISGIFFRYWAVYTLGKYFSPIVTIYSDHKIVKSGPYRFVRHPAYGGALIAILGMGISLRSVLSAIIPFIIMLIVVNYRANLEERLLTAEVGNEYLEYKRTVKRKFIPFII is encoded by the coding sequence ATGAATATTTTCGGGACTATTTTAAACGAATTTATTTTTTACGGAGTACTTTACGGTTGGTTTATCCTAGAGTTTATTAACGCTTATTTAATTCCCTTTCTAAGAAACAGAAGAAGGAAAATTAGAAATAAGGAATGGAAATCCTTTGGAGTATTTCTCGTAACAATGTATTTTAGCTTTTTTATCTCATATTTCTTTGCATTTTTCTCTTTTTATACTAGAATAGGAGAATTACCTTTAATTGTATTTTACTTAGGTATAGTTATAATGATCTCCGGAATATTTTTTAGATATTGGGCTGTATATACATTGGGGAAATATTTCTCGCCTATAGTTACAATTTACTCTGATCATAAGATAGTTAAAAGTGGTCCATACAGATTTGTAAGACACCCGGCCTACGGAGGTGCGTTAATAGCTATATTAGGAATGGGAATTTCTCTGAGGAGTGTACTCTCGGCAATTATCCCCTTTATTATAATGTTAATAGTTGTTAACTATAGGGCCAATTTAGAGGAACGCTTACTTACGGCTGAAGTAGGAAATGAGTACCTAGAATATAAAAGGACTGTTAAAAGGAAATTCATACCTTTTATTATATAA
- a CDS encoding thymidylate kinase, translating to MVFERRTLFLAYVTDLADQMENLVKPSIESGFVALADGYILTLLSWGLIRGLELNWMKDVLSIFPEPKITFSLISSPEEVIKRIIKRDGYLDPLTVGIDICIREDIFNAFQDYTEKFQKYLVDLSKDKAIIVNTTNSIEEVKKEIVMHIENI from the coding sequence ATCGTTTTCGAGAGGAGAACCTTATTTCTAGCTTATGTGACGGATTTAGCAGATCAGATGGAGAATCTCGTTAAACCGTCAATTGAGTCTGGTTTCGTAGCCTTAGCTGACGGATATATTTTAACCTTACTTTCATGGGGATTAATAAGGGGACTAGAATTGAACTGGATGAAAGACGTATTAAGTATTTTCCCAGAGCCTAAAATTACGTTTTCCTTAATATCCTCTCCAGAAGAAGTAATTAAGAGGATAATAAAAAGGGATGGATATTTAGATCCCTTAACAGTTGGAATAGACATTTGTATAAGAGAGGATATATTTAACGCATTTCAAGATTATACAGAGAAGTTCCAAAAATACTTAGTAGATCTATCAAAAGATAAGGCAATAATTGTAAATACTACCAATAGCATTGAAGAGGTAAAGAAGGAAATAGTGATGCACATTGAAAATATCTAG
- the tmk gene encoding dTMP kinase has protein sequence MRGILIAFEGIDGSGKSSQASLLKDWIGLRRDVYLTEWNSSEWIHDIIKEAKKKNILTPITFSLIHATDFSDRYERYILPMFKSGFVVICDRYIYTAYVRDSVRGVSLDWVKKLYSFAIKPDFTFYIRVSAETALNRLKKARKTIKPQEAGSDIFPDLDLEEDFLKYQSLITEAYDKISKENNFIEIDGNKNPREIQIEIRSKIGELIDNSF, from the coding sequence ATGAGAGGAATACTAATAGCTTTTGAGGGAATAGATGGGTCTGGAAAATCCAGCCAAGCTTCTCTTTTAAAGGACTGGATAGGTCTTAGAAGGGATGTTTACCTAACAGAATGGAACTCATCTGAATGGATTCACGATATAATAAAGGAGGCTAAAAAGAAGAACATATTAACTCCCATAACCTTCAGTCTTATTCACGCTACAGACTTCTCAGATAGATATGAGAGATATATTTTACCCATGTTTAAGAGTGGTTTCGTAGTGATATGCGATAGGTATATCTATACCGCTTACGTTAGAGATAGTGTAAGAGGAGTTAGTTTAGATTGGGTTAAGAAACTTTACTCTTTTGCAATAAAGCCCGATTTCACCTTTTACATTAGAGTAAGTGCAGAGACCGCGTTAAATAGACTTAAAAAAGCTAGAAAGACAATAAAACCACAAGAGGCTGGGTCTGATATATTCCCCGATTTGGATCTAGAAGAAGATTTCCTAAAATATCAATCGTTAATAACAGAGGCTTATGATAAGATATCTAAAGAGAATAATTTCATCGAAATAGATGGAAATAAGAACCCAAGGGAAATTCAAATAGAAATAAGAAGTAAAATAGGTGAGCTAATTGATAATAGCTTTTGA
- a CDS encoding IS5/IS1182 family transposase, translating to MEPWIEYYNGPVPYEELSSKHKTLVKMNYVLITSEVLSRLDDLFILRALIVMIIWTYSYRDVWSFYQTDVRWFLGECKSKSEIHRRAKKFSKNIKPIFNQFSKELERKLSRFADYLPSSALFGKVRKLWAVDSFLIEVPFGKRNKETLWKKFQLSLKQGKYNEATRLLYQYMQCKVRRRFKGEFTKKRNKSYFGFKTFILMSPTMLIHAIQVELANFPDNKVSFSHGGYKVADRGFLGKASTWLIGFPSFRRYVEFFGVFLRRYWRPYATEKDMVELFVYVIALIYNSSIYTSVLSRVPESQLAH from the coding sequence ATGGAACCGTGGATCGAATACTACAACGGCCCGGTTCCCTATGAAGAATTATCATCAAAGCATAAAACACTTGTGAAAATGAACTACGTACTAATCACGTCAGAAGTATTATCACGTCTAGATGACCTCTTCATATTGAGGGCCTTAATAGTAATGATCATCTGGACATATTCTTACAGAGACGTTTGGAGCTTCTACCAAACCGACGTAAGATGGTTCCTAGGGGAATGCAAGTCCAAGTCCGAAATACATAGGAGGGCAAAGAAGTTCAGTAAAAACATCAAGCCAATTTTTAACCAGTTCTCCAAAGAACTGGAGCGAAAGTTGAGTAGGTTTGCGGACTACTTGCCAAGTAGTGCGTTGTTCGGCAAGGTCCGGAAACTGTGGGCTGTAGACTCCTTCCTAATAGAGGTACCCTTCGGTAAAAGAAACAAGGAAACCTTGTGGAAGAAGTTCCAATTGAGCCTAAAGCAGGGAAAGTACAATGAAGCAACAAGGCTTCTCTACCAATACATGCAGTGCAAGGTTAGGAGAAGGTTCAAGGGAGAGTTCACAAAGAAGAGGAACAAGAGCTATTTTGGCTTCAAGACCTTCATTCTCATGTCTCCCACAATGTTAATCCACGCGATTCAAGTGGAACTGGCCAATTTTCCCGATAACAAGGTAAGTTTTTCTCATGGCGGTTATAAGGTAGCTGATAGGGGTTTCTTGGGGAAGGCATCGACGTGGTTGATAGGTTTTCCAAGTTTCAGGAGGTACGTGGAGTTCTTCGGGGTCTTCTTGAGGAGGTATTGGAGGCCTTACGCTACTGAAAAGGATATGGTGGAGCTTTTCGTTTACGTTATTGCGTTGATTTATAATTCCTCCATCTATACTTCTGTGCTCTCGCGGGTTCCCGAGAGCCAACTCGCCCACTAA